The Salminus brasiliensis chromosome 14, fSalBra1.hap2, whole genome shotgun sequence genome contains the following window.
TCTTTAACCTAAGCCAGATGGAGCAATAGCACCATCTACCGACAAATCCTGGACCACAATGTCACTTACGCTGCTTTCTTCAGTTCAGTCTGGATCTGCTGACGCCGCTGCTCATTGATGGGGTAGAAGAAGAACAGCACCATGCCTATCAGTAGCAGGACGATAGGAACTGGGGCGAAGAGCACCTGCAGTGTGGTGATCACTCTGGGGTCTTGCCTACACGCTCCAGCCTGGTAGCCTGCAAAGCTGAAGATGCCAGGTGCAGGGCTTTACAACATGTCTTAAAGCACCTAATGAAAGTAAATCTTTGCTCCTTAACagcaaaatgttgaaaaaatgGCATAGACGAATCCTGGTCCTGAAGTGGAATATTTTGGTCCTTGTTCCCAACACACCTAATCCAACTAAACAGCGAATAAACAAGGCCTTTTTTAATTTAAGTGGGCGTGTaagagctggaaaacagctAAAACGTTCAAGGTTACCCAAGGACAGTGACAAGGGATTGCTTAATTGAACAACAATTTGTGACACCTAGATTTCAAGTGTTGAGTCTTAATCTGTAAGAATTAAGGTTAATTAGACAGATAGGAGAAGAATCTAAGCCTGGTAGATGACCAGGAGGTGATCCCCAGCTGATACCATTTTCAGCATGAACCAAACAAAAATATTCTTCTGCAAACTTATATATGATAGGAGGTTCTCACTGTAGTGCTAGAGTGGAGACTCCGCTTGACAAGCCTGCTCCAAACTTGTTGCAGAAGACATAGCAGGAGTAGAACATGGGCTCCAGGTCCGTGCACAATGGGTTCTTCACCTTGAAGTCATCCACAACATCTGGCAGCATTGACCTGCAAGCAGAAGAGAAAAACACAATGATGAGAAAGATGACAAATAATAGCTAACGTTCATTTCTCTATTGCTTTAGGGCTCAGTGTTTTATAGGCCAATGTGTCCGTCACCAGGGCAGTAAATAAACGGATGATAGACTGGTGCCCGCTACAATGCCCGCCAGGACAAAGACAGGAAAGCTGCCCTTCCCATGGGATAAAATGATGAGAGCAGGAATATAGATCTGCAAAGAAATGAAAGAACACAAGATGATTCAACTCTTGGTAATGAGAACCAATAAGAGCTACTGACtatatgttaaatatttaaacgAACTATAGCTATTTGGAGTGCTTGAAGAAACCAATTGGGAGGAATGAAGTGTAGCTTACAGATAAGCCGATGAAGATCGTGGTCTTCTTGCCGAGTCTAACCAACAGCATCTGCCACAAAGGGATGGTCAGCGTAGCTGCAAACTATACACCGAAAGACAAGGAATTTGATTTAATAATGTTCATATAAGAAATATCAGATTTTGGCAGCCGAATTATGTATGCAGACAGCATACATAGATTTCTTAAGACAGGATCATGATCACTGGGCCTCACTCACTATTCTTTTTTTGCTAAAAAGCCACTTACATAAAGATTCTAATAGTCAGTAACATTTTCttctttgggatttgttcaacaGGTTCCATCATtctaagagcagagctgtgaacaaaaacacatcatgaatctaaTGTAGACTTTTGTTAGGAGAGAACAAATGTAAGAACATTCTTAGGAAGacattggtgaatgaggcccattgtcaGATTATAAGAAAGCAGATAAAGATACCTGGACTCAAGCATCAGATTTATCAGTGCATCAACATCCTTATTCTGATTTAGTAAAATATTCTGCAGACACAAATGCAcaaatatagtgtgtgtgtgtgtgtgtacatatatatatatatatatatatatatatatatatatatatatatatatatatatatatatattattttatattatttttatatatacacacacacagtcatatcagaatatcatGACCATCTACCTAATAATGGAAACATCCACCCATGGCTTGGGTGACACTAGGCTGTATTAGGTATCATTAtggaggttaactggtccacagtggcacactgattgctctgtaccacccGCTGGAGTTGTCGTTCTCTGCTGGCATGCTATGGTCCATGGGGAACCATGGTTACGCCactgggaggcactcaatgtgcaaGGAAGTCCATTCTCTGTACACCTTCACTGCGACAGCTTTAACTCATTTCACAAAGTTAACTTTCTGAGATGCCACAACCCTTCACCCGGTACCCTATTATtctgcccttttggacatcagtcaagtCACATTATTTACCCAtgacaactgactggtgtgctcgcttatttatacgtgCAGCAACCTACCAAACATGGATACGTTATGACAATGTTGTGATAACTTATTGTTTTAATGCTGACAAGGCTGACTATTAACATACACCATGTTGTAAAATTTATGATGTGTTCTATTGTCAGCAAATGGATAATGGAACATAACTGGAATTTTGGAAAGTTGTCAAAAAGTAGTCCAATCACCAAGAGGTAATGTTACCTAATGTTGAGGACAAAACAACAGATGTGATTGCTGTAACAATGTCGTACAATCGTAGGCAACGTGGCTGGGAAACTCTATCAGGTGGCTGTCATCTGTAATGTCCTGAGcggtcataatattctaatatcactgtgaatatatatatatatatatattaaaaattacatttatatcagtggaaaaaaaatatttatattgtgtcaaacaACAGACCAATCACCAGCAATATGAGCACAAGGTGCTGAAAGTATGCCCCCATTGCAGCTGCATGTGTACAGAAGAGAACCAAGTTTCCTTGAGGTATCTGAAATGTAAATTCATCATGTTATCATGTGCATCGTTGTTGTTGTGTCttttcatttaataatttaaaatattttcataATAGCAAAGCTATGACTTGACATGACATAATACATAACACTGAAATGCCAAAGTGGCTCACATTGGTTTGGGGTTTCTGACCTGAAAAGCTACAAAAACGAAGAGGAATCCAAACACAAGCCACAGATACGGGGTATGTTTCACAATCATCTTCATGCCAGTCAGGTACGGCACTTGTATCCTGTCCAGCTTACTCAGTGGAGCTGGTAATGAAGACACATAAACTCACAGAGggctatatatgtttaattaaTCATCCCTATGAAATAGGTAACATAGTTAAGACCATTTATTAGTTGCATacagtataatagtataataggaATAGCTAGTTTCCCCATAATAATACACTCACCAAGCATTTAATTAGGAATGCATAGACCTACATGTTCATGCAATTGTCTAATCAACCATCATATGGCAACAGTGCAATGCATCAAACCATGCAGCAGACATATTTCTCTAATGGCCTCGAAGGCCCAATGTActcaatattgttaaaatgtatAGGACAGGGGTGTCCAATCTTATCAGCAAAGGGCCGGTATGCCTGGCAGTTTTCATTCCAAACAAGCTGGAGCACACCTGATGAAACTTACTTTTAACAGGTAACATCCAGGTTTTATGTTTAAGAATAAAACAAAGCAGAAATGAGGTTAAATGAGGTAATTACATTTGCTTAAAATTGATATCACAACTAGTTTGTGCTGCATTGACAAATTTCATATACCAAACTTTATCACCCAGTTTCGAAAGGTGTTCATGTAGTGCCTGATGTTGGGAAACTTGTTTTTTCATAGAAAACAGACACTACATGAATGCAGCATAAGTCTGCAAACAACTGATTAAGTTGTTAAGTGCTCCTGCCTTGTTGGAATGCAAACCTTTGCAGGACGTTGTTCGCTCTGACACTGCTAcagattattaattattattaattatacagtattactcaaaaaagtaaaagtaaaggcCCATATTTACCTAACTGCTCCTTCACGCCAAGGAACAGAACAAGACAGCAGAGGAAATAGAGAGCTCCTATCACCAAGGCAGAAATCAAATATGCTCTTCTCTGTAGGACAAGAACACTTCTCGTTACAGTGTAAGACGTAACTGGTAAACCTCAAAATAAAGTATACTCAAATACGTGAGTATCATGTGAAACTAAGATTCACATGACATTTACGTCACGTCTTATTCTGTGAGATTATTGGCTTGTTGTAAAGCAAGACTCCAATCTGATTACTATCTGATAACACATTTAAACGTGATGATCGGATAACTGTCAAAATCTGGTAATTATTGAATTATGAAGTGCATGTAAACTTGTTTAAGTGATTTCTAAGAAAACTCATTTATGCGTGTTAAACTAAAGACCAGTACACGGGTCTGAACTTCAGCTTCTCACTTCCATAAATAAATCAGTTCCATATGAATTTAGTAGTAGCCGTTCATTATAAATTGCTGACACTCAACTAAAAGTAGGTCTACGTTTCAAAGGGAGGTAATATTCTGCATTGTGTCAcaagatattatattatatagcatGGGTTTACAAGACTCACTGTGTTGTGTAGAGTGTCAGAGAGAGGTGAGGTGAAGTTGTGGTCCAGTGCAGCTGAATAATTTCCAGCATGCACATCACTATCATTCAGCTGGCCGCATGCATGTGCTCTCTTAGCATGGTATACCCCCACAATTTGACCCTGAATTGTAGCTCCCAAAAGTGTTGCGAACATCTCCATCCCCATCCCTATGGGGGAGGGTAAGAGAGGATTAAGCAGGGTAAACCAAACCAAAAGCAAAAATAACAGCAGTACTAAACTGAGTTCTATACAAAGTTGTATTCGAATGGGAGTGATAGATTTGACGATGATCGATGAGTTCGATTGAAAGCCAAAGTAAGCAAACCTGTATGAACCAGTCAGATAATGTGCCAGACTcatctttgtgctctcagatataaAGCTTTATCTTATACGCATGTGTGACTTGAGCCACAATTAGCTGGGACACGATATGTGCCGTGAAGTTTAGTAAGCCTGTCATGATAACATGATAACCATTgtcccattattattattattattattattattattgtcatttaaaGACCCTGTTATGCCATTGATATAATGATGATATAATAGCGTGATAATTAATATCATAACAATAGTGTGCAATTACATCCTTCCttttaaatatgtaatgtaaaaatgtttaaatttataaataaataaaacatgaataaaataacagcattCTTTTTAAACGTCTTTCTAGGTCCACCTACAAGCTTGTTCAGATTTTACTACGCCTAAACATGGTAAAAACAGAAACAGCActaagtgtgtgttgtgtatctTACTGTAGCAAGTGGTtgagtctctgtctctgtcgtTTCCTCCCAAAAACATGTTCAAAGAGGAATAGGGCACATGGTAACACTGAAAAAGGGAACAGATTAAATGGATTACATGGGCGGTGTACATTAATTTTGTTGTATGAATGCACAGAGATCACATGACGTAACAGTAAATATACATGTGGCCAAAGAATGAGCTCAGGAGTACATATTCCAGTTACTAAGTGGGAGAAGCAAATTGTAGGCTTACCTTTTTGTAAGCCTATAATTTGCTTCTCCCACTTAGTAACTGGAATATGTACTCCTGAGCTCATTCTTTGAGCCTTACTGCGAACCTAGATTAATATGGAAATGCCTGTATTCTACATAATTCTGTACTGGTTTTGCTGTGGTCCATTAATGACCTCTTCTTTTTAGTGAGTTCAGCTAGTTTAAGGTGCACCCTATCATAGTTTTTAACATTTGTGTGGAAGCATGCAACCAAATCCTGGACCCAGTATCAGGGGTGTGAGGGTACCAGGGACGTTGACAGTAGTCTTACACTCAGGAAGGTGTCCAAGAGACAGTTCCATAGAAAGTACCAACAGAAGCTGGAGGCAGCAGACATACTGCCCAGAGGGGTGTACCACAACATGATGTAGGAGATCAGTCCTGCGGGTGTGCTGTACACAATCCtgagaggagacagaaaagATACAGAGACACCAAGAACCAAAAATTcttctcaacacatgggaataGTTCATATTCAATCTGcctatatcgctgctgtccaatgaaaaccatgcatctccacCATTTGAACCATGTAGTATACTATGTATGTAAGTCACCATTTTAAACATACATGTTTTTCCTTGGACAACGACAACATACACAATACCTCTATAGTTCCTGAACCTACAGCAATACACAGGgttttaaaaataatgcaacTGACAAAGTAAAAAGCAAGATTTTGCGTCAACGTCTGTATCCACATCTTGGTATATTGACTGATTGGTGCAGTTCTGCCCTGATGGTTCAATAAGGTCTGCTTATCTCCACAAAGGAACTCTGCATCTCGGCCATAGTGACCACTGAGTTCTTGGTTACCTGTCTGACCAAGGCCCTGATTACGGTCTGGCTAGGTGGCCAGATGTAGAAAGACTGTAGGTGGTTCCAATTTCTCTTCCATTTGAGAATGATGTAGGCTACTGTGCTCTTGGACAGTGTCAACACTGCAGATAAGTGCTGGAAATCCTGTCTTGTAGGTCTACCAACAATTCTCTCAACGTCATGGctagctgtacacagtgacataAACCATCAACTGTAAGATCTCATACAGACAGGAGTGGGACTTCCTCTAATTATGCCCAGTTAGGCAGTTCTAAAGTTCTAAAGGCATCTCAAAGACCATTGACAGTTGTAGGATGCACAGGAGCTCAATTGCAAGTTTCATAAGTAGGTGTGTCTGTGTACTTACAGGGGATATACAGGGGTCTTTTATTctgaataaatgtatatttgaTGGGTATGAAAACAAGTTCTCTTatgatgtaaaataaaataaataaataaataaaaacactgattaaacactgagctgtaaaATGTATGCTTTATATATTATTCTTTGGCCATTTCAGTTATCATTCAACTGTCATTCAACAGTTTAAAGAAAGTCTGGCTACTTATTTCAGTCTAGTTCTTGTTGGACTGAACAAGGACTGGACATGTTTGTTGAAAAGAAGTCTGACACTTAATGTTCTCTCTGATCTTCATTTGCTTTGGGAATCAGAATCGCAGTTCAGGGAGACAGATTTGACCAAATCCAGCCCATTGCTTACATTGCAAGCATACCTCTGTTCATTAAGTCTTCGGTCAATACAGCAGCTGTCACACGAACACTGGTAACTCTGTGGTAATCATTTCCACAGCATTTTCAGTTGTTGCACAGCAATGAAAAGCTGCTTTGTAGCCTGAGACAATGTAAACCACCTAtagaaacagaacaaacagaaagTCCTATATTCAGGGCTGTACCTTACCAGGGAATAAGTTTGCCAGCGCGAGTGCGGCCAGCC
Protein-coding sequences here:
- the LOC140576894 gene encoding sodium-dependent lysophosphatidylcholine symporter 1-like isoform X2; amino-acid sequence: MAHGCGGAQLREAPSASEQPDNPLKGTGIPLLRKLCYAVGGMPYQMTTNSRSVFLPVFLLDVVQMKPFHVSIILFLGWIWDAVTDPMVGYAVSKAGRTRAGKLIPWIVYSTPAGLISYIMLWYTPLGSMSAASSFCWYFLWNCLLDTFLSCYHVPYSSLNMFLGGNDRDRDSTTCYRMGMEMFATLLGATIQGQIVGVYHAKRAHACGQLNDSDVHAGNYSAALDHNFTSPLSDTLHNTRRAYLISALVIGALYFLCCLVLFLGVKEQLAPLSKLDRIQVPYLTGMKMIVKHTPYLWLVFGFLFVFVAFQIPQGNLVLFCTHAAAMGAYFQHLVLILLFAATLTIPLWQMLLVRLGKKTTIFIGLSIYIPALIILSHGKGSFPVFVLAGIVAGTSLSSVYLLPWSMLPDVVDDFKVKNPLCTDLEPMFYSCYVFCNKFGAGLSSGVSTLALHFAGYQAGACRQDPRVITTLQVLFAPVPIVLLLIGMVLFFFYPINEQRRQQIQTELKKAAAESVFEDFTQDLNAPH
- the LOC140576894 gene encoding sodium-dependent lysophosphatidylcholine symporter 1-like isoform X1, which translates into the protein MAHGCGGAQLREAPSASEQPDNPLKGTGIPLLRKLCYAVGGMPYQMTTNSRSVFLPVFLLDVVQMKPFHVSIILFLGWIWDAVTDPMVGYAVSKAGRTRAGKLIPWIVYSTPAGLISYIMLWYTPLGSMSAASSFCWYFLWNCLLDTFLSVRLLSTSLCYHVPYSSLNMFLGGNDRDRDSTTCYRMGMEMFATLLGATIQGQIVGVYHAKRAHACGQLNDSDVHAGNYSAALDHNFTSPLSDTLHNTRRAYLISALVIGALYFLCCLVLFLGVKEQLAPLSKLDRIQVPYLTGMKMIVKHTPYLWLVFGFLFVFVAFQIPQGNLVLFCTHAAAMGAYFQHLVLILLFAATLTIPLWQMLLVRLGKKTTIFIGLSIYIPALIILSHGKGSFPVFVLAGIVAGTSLSSVYLLPWSMLPDVVDDFKVKNPLCTDLEPMFYSCYVFCNKFGAGLSSGVSTLALHFAGYQAGACRQDPRVITTLQVLFAPVPIVLLLIGMVLFFFYPINEQRRQQIQTELKKAAAESVFEDFTQDLNAPH